The Treponema sp. OMZ 790 genome includes the window CTTTCAGAAATTCCAAAAACAAAGATTGCTCTTGTCCAGCCTAATAGAGACCCATGGCTTGGAAATTTGGAAGTTTATAGAAATAATTATGAAGAACTGAAAGATTTATCTGAAAAAGCCATAAAAAATTTTCCTGATTTGGAATTAGTAGTTTGGCCGGAAACTGCTTTTATTCCCATGATAAGATGGCATTATAAATACACCTCAACCTCTAATCCCAATTCTCTTTTGGTGCGGGAATTACTGCATTTTTTGGATAATCAAAAAGTTTCTTTTTTAATAGGAAATGATGAAGGTGTTTTGGATAAAAAATTTTTAGATAACAATTTTGATGATCTTGAAGATAAGAGGCTTGACTATAATGCTGCCTTACTCTTTACTCCAAAAAAAAATGTTTTACCTCCTGAGCCTCAAGTATACCGAAAAGACACTTGGTTCCGTTTACGGAACATTTTCCTTATCAAAAACTTTTCCCGGTATTTATCGATTCTTAAAGAAAATGATACTCATTTTGGGAAAAAGGAGATAAAGCAAATCTTCTTGAGTTTAATCATTTAAAAATCGGAGTGCCAATTTGTTTTGAGGATACCTTCGGCTATATTTCAAGGGATTTTTCAAAAAACGGTGCAAATATCATAATTAATCTTACAAATGATGCTTGGGCAAGAAGCCTTGTAAGCCAATACCAGCATTTGGCTATGGCCGTTTTTAGATCTGCGGAAAATCGCATACCCGTATTGCGGGCTGCAAGTTCCGGTCAAACGGCTTTTATCGATCAAAACGGCAGCATAAAAAAAATGGCGGCTCCGTTTACAAAGGACATTTTAATTGCAGATGTACCCGTCTTGACAGAAGGATATAAAACGGTTTACTCTTATTTTGGTGATTTTTTCGGAGTATTTTGCACAATAGGTTCA containing:
- a CDS encoding nitrilase-related carbon-nitrogen hydrolase, encoding MSFEYLSTLGFLGYCYGIMGYSQWRFSVLIRVSSIFGVWGISFLVIFFSACTAAIIFDFFKERKVWPVFKKYNLPMMIWLGTFFAFILYGIFTKINLSEIPKTKIALVQPNRDPWLGNLEVYRNNYEELKDLSEKAIKNFPDLELVVWPETAFIPMIRWHYKYTSTSNPNSLLVRELLHFLDNQKVSFLIGNDEGVLDKKFLDNNFDDLEDKRLDYNAALLFTPKKNVLPPEPQVYRKDTWFRLRNIFLIKNFSRYLSILKENDTHFGKKEIKQIFLSLII
- a CDS encoding nitrilase-related carbon-nitrogen hydrolase is translated as MPICFEDTFGYISRDFSKNGANIIINLTNDAWARSLVSQYQHLAMAVFRSAENRIPVLRAASSGQTAFIDQNGSIKKMAAPFTKDILIADVPVLTEGYKTVYSYFGDFFGVFCTIGSIMILCFIIVNKFIEKNSEVK